In the genome of Plasmodium yoelii strain 17X genome assembly, chromosome: 14, one region contains:
- a CDS encoding clathrin heavy chain, putative yields the protein MSSNSPISVSLVDNLASYNIQNESFRLGNVSIEGDKFICVKENVNDNTQVVVINLYNQVSIRKYMKADSVIIHPNDPILALRGSIKNANTIFLQVFNIETKEKICSLNLNEHINYWKWINNDTIAIVCEKNVYHWNIDMYNTKKNKENNVLTKVFEKAQIFIDNNSQILYYGTDKEMKWCILCGISTQDQGKSIDGHMQLYSCEKKLHQIIEGFIGCFGSFIFENWDTKPLFCFIEKKKNSSMSRLHLMDIYNSKTEGSTPYKIVKEINLINDTLNDFPIYISLNTLQGVIYVITKCSYVYIFDESTLTEIVREKISDDNIFICCDNKNGEGIIAVNKKGKIYYITLNYISLINSLKSSNIDVKDKIIRNLSLKYGYPGCDYISVYKKCISEMDFKKASKIICLLKNPKIFEKYSNSISEAITIMNKKNMDIRIVSPLRTQQVLNSFKTFRNSQGQLSPLLLYFSVLLELDKLNTYESIELVKPVVLQKKKEYLEKWIKDDKLACSEELGDLVKSLDLRLSLIIYLRCGAHNKIISIYCLLNMFNNVMTYINNYKHITNFDFVNIFITIINYEFPTTSGGGSFNSGNTNGNDSGSSLDLHHTEKNESLDFFNDNNSVSNSKDLKNGNNHRNTNIEIATQYIKLLSDNNIQLDIGKIVDYLLNNNKLQEATSILLDYLKDNKPEHKHLQTKIFEFNLHHNVQIAETIFQMDIFTYYDKNRIAYLCEEKGLYQRALENYTNINDIKRVITKSACFQKNGNISNNLNSEGGSGNMSLHGGISLEWIKNYFSTLSDSVCQDLLFDFMKGNKVNIEIIISICVQYYNKIGIKKIVNKFEENKNYEGIFYFISSILNELQNMGTVGNANDIGKYNDNNSISSNNNINNNLSSSRSNNDDTSSILINSDIGIGTQFPYENNSVLTIEDLHHIMFKYIEACVKINNIQELDRICKDRNAKYNPEQIKNFLKECKLSDPRPLIYVCDIHNFIEELAEYLYKNSLLKYIEVYVIKVNPHNAHKVIGVLLDLDASEDFLLNLLNNIKNISNIGNLIDIAEKRNRLKLLLPWLESRSNEGYENIELHNALAKIYIDLNKDPETFLKNNNFYDKKMIGKYCEDLDPHLAYTAYERSNGQCDEELINITSKNGLFKLQAKYLVSRQSMGLWSMVLDESNKYRKNVIDQVIGSTLIESNNADEITVTVKAFIEKKLSSELIELLEKIVLHNSEFRDNKNLQNLLILTAIKSDSKKVMEYINRLDNFSGPQIAEVAYEYKLREEAFVIYKKFNCNTSAISVLLDNILTFNKNRKGKMSANARRKKIELALFNTIINDYSGNDSDGYLNVTNFSGALSSSYNEKPDGASSIYGSNEVFRNYGSGQLSEFEDENNEEQEMEKDETHPNIENYEEDLNRAIEFAQKCNVNDVWFILGKAQLKLNKIIDAIDSFIKSNNAGAYKEVIEKCKENNFYEQLITYLNTLREQNSLKDVLVDSELLYAYAKLKKTLEMTKFIASTNLANMQLIGDRLYKEKEYDAAKILYSSIPNNQKLTFCHLKLKEYSLAIEAAKKTKSLKTWREVNLVCVKYKQLKFAHIAGLQLIMHADHLDEIIKIYEKKKYINELLSLLENGLNSERAHVGIYTELGMLYAKYKPEKLMEFIRSYTNKMNTRKLIDVCHNEYLLKEAVYLYISYDEYNLAVDTIIKHSPIAYQPDIFMQVIHKVTNSDIIHKVIDFYIEENPLNLYNLLKILENKIDNNRLVQTMKKSNNLPLIQKYLEDIQTQNITSVNETLNEIYLENDDYISLRKSIDEYDNFNQTNLINKLENHKLAEMRRIAALLYKKNKKFKEAINLSKKEGQIKDAIDIARVSKNHLYVEDLINYFIQIKNKEALCACLIACYDILKPDYVLEIIWLSGFKDHAMLYFIQIISDYTQQIETMKKQIEDIEKEKKMNKSAPNDYSANTISNQFTYSLNKNLSIMPPQNNYIPNNSDFDKYDMFNTNTHF from the coding sequence aTGAGTTCAAATAGCCCCATATCGGTTAGTCTTGTTGATAACCTTGCTTCATATAATATTCAGAATGAATCTTTTCGTCTAGGAAATGTGTCAATCGAAGGAGACAAGTTTATTTGCGTAAAAGAAAATGTAAATGACAACACGCAAGTCGTAgtgataaatttatataaccAAGTTAGTATTCGTAAGTATATGAAAGCTGATAGTGTTATTATACACCCTAATGATCCAATATTAGCATTAAGAGGTAGCATAAAAAATGCGAATACGATATTTTTACaagtatttaatatagaaacaaaagaaaaaatatgttcattaaatttaaatgagCATATAAATTATTGGAAATGGATAAATAATGATACGATTGCAATTgtttgtgaaaaaaatgtatatcaCTGGAATATAGATAtgtataatacaaaaaaaaataaagaaaataatgtaCTTACAAAAGTTTTTGAAAAAGCacaaatatttattgataataattcacaaatattatattatggTACAGATAAAGAAATGAAATGGTGTATATTGTGTGGTATATCTACACAAGATCAGGGAAAGAGCATTGATGGGCATATGCAATTATATtcatgtgaaaaaaaattgcatCAAATAATTGAAGGATTTATTGGATGTTTTggttcatttatatttgagAATTGGGATACAAAAccattattttgttttattgaaaaaaaaaaaaattcaagtaTGTCGAGGTTACATttaatggatatatataatagtaaAACAGAAGGAAGTACACCttataaaattgtaaaagAAATAAACTTAATAAATGACACATTAAATGATTtccctatatatataagtttaAATACATTACAAGGtgttatatatgttattacAAAATGCagttatgtatatatatttgatgaAAGTACTTTAACTGAAATAGTAAGGGAAAAAATAAgtgatgataatatatttatatgttgtGATAACAAAAATGGTGAAGGAATAATTGcagtaaataaaaaaggaaaaatatattatataacattaaattatattagtttaataaattcattaAAATCATCTAATATAGATGTAAAGGATAAAATAATTAGAAACTTATCATTAAAATATGGATATCCAGGTTGTGATTATATAtctgtatataaaaaatgtattagtGAAATGGATTTTAAAAAAGcatcaaaaattatatgtttACTAAAAAATccaaaaatatttgaaaaatattctAATTCTATATCTGAAGCAATAAcaataatgaataaaaaaaatatggatataaGAATTGTATCACCTTTACGAACTCAACAAGTTTTAAATAGTTTTAAAACATTTCGAAATTCTCAAGGTCAACTATCTCCattacttttatatttttcagtATTATTAGAActtgataaattaaatacatATGAATCTATTGAATTAGTTAAGCCAGTtgttttacaaaaaaaaaaagaatatttagaaaaatgGATAAAAGATGATAAATTAGCATGCTCAGAAGAATTGGGAGATTTAGTAAAATCCTTAGATTTACGATTATCATTAATCATATATTTAAGATGTGGAgcacataataaaataatttctatatattgtttgttaaatatgtttaataatgttatgacatatattaataattataagcATATTACAAATTTCgattttgttaatatatttattacaatAATTAACTATGAATTTCCTACGACATCAGGAGGGGGAAGTTTTAATTCAGGGAATACTAATGGTAATGATTCGGGTTCTAGTTTAGATTTGCATCAtacagaaaaaaatgaatccTTGGATTTTTtcaatgataataatagtgTTTCTAATTCGAaggatttaaaaaatggtaACAATCATAGAAACACTAATATTGAGATTGCAACTCagtatataaaattgttaagTGATAATAATATCCAATTAGATATTGGAAAAATAGTTGactatttattaaataataacaaattaCAGGAAGCTACATCTATATTGTTAGATTACTTAAAAGATAATAAACCAGAACATAAACATTTGCAAACCAAAATATTCGAATTTAATTTACATCATAATGTTCAAATTGCTGAAACGATTTTTCAAATGGATATATTTACTTACTATGATAAAAATAGGATAGCATATTTATGTGAAGAAAAAGGATTATATCAAAGAGCTTTAGAAAATTATActaatattaatgatattaAAAGAGTTATTACAAAATCAGCAtgttttcaaaaaaatggaaatatttcaaataatttaaattcagAAGGTGGGTCAGGTAATATGAGCTTACATGGTGGAATATCTCTTGAATggattaaaaattatttttcaacATTAAGTGATTCAGTTTGTCAAGATTTGTTATTTGATTTTATGAAAGGAAATAAAGTAAATATTGAAATTATAATTTCGATATGTGttcaatattataataaaattggaattaaaaaaattgtgaatAAATTTGAAgagaataaaaattatgagggaatattttattttattagttCTATATTGAATGAGTTACAAAATATGGGCACTGTTGGAAATGCTAATGATATaggaaaatataatgataataacagTATTagtagtaataacaatattaataataatttatcaagCTCTAGAAGTAACAACGATGATACGTCAtctattttaataaattcagACATTGGAATTGGCACACAATTTCCCTACGAAAATAATTCTGTTTTAACTATTGAAGATTTGCATCATATAATGTTTAAATATATCGAAGCATGtgtaaaaattaacaatattCAAGAATTAGATAGAATATGTAAAGACAGAAATGCAAAATATAACCctgaacaaataaaaaacttTTTAAAAGAATGCAAATTATCAGACCCTCGcccattaatatatgtatgtgatatacataattttatagaaGAATTAGctgaatatttatataaaaatagtttgttaaaatatattgaagTATATGTTATTAAGGTGAACCCACATAATGCTCATAAAGTTATTGGAGTTTTATTAGATTTAGATGCATCAGAAGATTTTCttcttaatttattaaataatataaaaaatatatcaaacaTTGGTAATTTAATAGATATAGCAGAAAAACGAAATCGATTAAAATTATTGTTACCATGGCTTGAAAGTAGATCTAATGAAGgttatgaaaatattgaatTACATAATGCTTTAgcaaaaatttatattgatttaaataaagatcctgaaacatttttaaaaaataacaatttttatgataaaaaaatgataggAAAATATTGTGAAGATTTAGACCCACATTTAGCATATACTGCATATGAAAGATCAAATGGTCAATGTGATGAAgaacttataaatataacaagTAAAAATGGTCTTTTTAAATTACAAGCTAAATATTTAGTATCTAGGCAATCGATGGGATTATGGTCAATGGTATTAGAtgaatcaaataaatatcgAAAAAATGTAATCGACCAAGTTATAGGTTCAACTTTAATTGAATCGAATAATGCTGATGAAATTACTGTAACTGTTAAAGcatttattgaaaaaaaattaagtagTGAATTAATTGAATTGCtagaaaaaattgtattacaTAATAGTGAATTTAgggataataaaaatttgcaaaatttgttaattttaacAGCTATCAAATCAGATTCAAAAAAAGTTATGGAATATATTAACAGGCTTGACAATTTTTCAGGTCCACAAATAGCAGAAGTTGCATATGAATACAAATTAAGAGAAGAAGCTTTtgtcatatataaaaaatttaattgcAACACATCTGCTATTTCAGTTTTATTGGATAATATCCTGACTTTTAATAAAAACCGAAAAGGTAAGATGTCAGCAAATGCtcgaagaaaaaaaatcgaGCTTGCTTTATTTAATACAATAATTAATGATTACTCTGGAAATGATTCTGATGGTTATTTAAATGTTACGAATTTTTCAGGGGCGTTAAGTAGCtcatataatgaaaaacCAGATGGAGCATCATCTATCTATGGAAGTAATGAAGTATTCCGGAATTATGGAAGTGGACAATTATCTGAATTTGAAGACGAAAATAATGAGGAACAAGAAATGGAAAAAGACGAAACACATCCTAATATAGAAAACTATGAAGAAGATTTAAATAGAGCTATTGAATTTGCACAAAAATGTAATGTAAATGATGTATGGTTTATATTAGGTAAGGCTCAATTAAAATTGAATAAAATTATCGATGCAATTGATAGCTTTATTAAATCAAATAATGCAGGTGCTTATAAAGAGGTTATAGAAAAATGTAAagaaaacaatttttatgaaCAGTTAATAACTTATTTAAATACATTAAGAGAACAAAATTCATTAAAAGATGTCTTAGTAGATTctgaattattatatgcatatgccaaattaaaaaaaacattagaAATGACAAAATTTATAGCTAGCACAAATTTAGCAAATATGCAATTAATTGGTGATAgattatataaagaaaaagaatATGATGCAGCAAAGATATTATATAGCAGTATCCCGAATAATCAAAAACTGACATTTTGtcatttaaaattaaaagaatattCATTAGCTATTGAAGCTgctaaaaaaacaaaaagtcTTAAAACGTGGAGAGAAGTAAATTTAGTATGtgtaaaatataaacaattaaAATTTGCACATATAGCAGGATTACAACTCATTATGCATGCAGATCATTTAGAtgaaatcataaaaatttatgaaaaaaaaaaatatataaatgaactATTGAGTTTATTGGAAAACGGGTTAAATAGTGAAAGAGCTCATGTAGGAATATATACAGAATTAGGAATGTtatatgcaaaatataaACCAGAAAAATTAATGGAGTTTATAAGAAGTTATactaataaaatgaatacaaGGAAATTAATAGATGTATGTCataatgaatatttattaaaagaagcagtatatttatatatatcatatgaTGAATATAACTTAGCTGTTGATACAATTATTAAACACTCTCCTATTGCTTATCAGCCTGATATATTTATGCAAGTAATACATAAAGTAACAAATAGTGATATAATACACAAAGTAATAGATTTTTATATTGAAGAAAATCCAttgaatttatataatttattaaagattttagaaaataaaattgataataatagattagtacaaacaatgaaaaaatcaaataatttacCATTAATACAGAAATATTTAGAAGATATTCAAACACAAAATATTACATCTGTTAATGAAACCCTAAATGAAATTTATCTAGAAAATGATGATTATATTAGTTTAAGAAAATCGATAGACgaatatgataattttaatcaaacaaatttaattaataaattggAAAATCACAAATTAGCTGAAATGAGAAGAATTGcagcattattatataaaaaaaataaaaaatttaaagaagctattaatttatcaaaaaaagaaGGACAAATTAAAGATGCTATTGATATTGCTAGAGTTTCTAAAAATCATCTATATGTTGAGGATctaattaattattttattcaaattaaaaataaggaAGCTTTGTGTGCTTGTTTAATTGCTTGTTATGATATATTGAAACCAGATTATGTTTTAGAAATTATATGGTTGAGTGGATTTAAAGATCATGCTATGTTATATTTCATACAAATTATTAGTGATTATACTCAACAAATCGAAACcatgaaaaaacaaatagaagatatagaaaaggaaaaaaaaatgaataaatcaGCTCCTAATGATTATTCTGCCAATACTATTTCAAATCAATTCACATATTCGTTGAATAAAAACTTATCCATTATGCCTCcacaaaataattatattccaAATAATTCAGACTTTGACAAATATGACATGTTTAATACAAATACacatttttaa
- a CDS encoding aminophospholipid-transporting P-ATPase, putative gives MPQHIKGDNVEASETQIRINGVNKRRHTNSVITSKYTIFNFIFLNAYEQFHKISNIYFFIIGVLQLVPELTATNRIPTILFPLSIVLIANAINDAYEDWNRHRTDKIENNRVCYVISDGDLSQPNISSNVFIKFIQYLKNILFKKSKKIDSIESYYDDEEEDEEEEVIDEIADTNYFINSYDDRLENIDGTIQKRWKDIEVGDIIICRRSDFFCADILLLSSSDPNGICFAETSSLDGETNLKVKEVNKYIFNNLTYNIDEAIEKAKKLRGYILSEKPNKNLSTMNGAIYLESDVNTDVTNNKEIKKSISEGSSHREEIETKKDINNNFIENKSNDDLNSYKHDDKYVKLPFDEKNFVLRGCKLKNIDWVIGMAIYIGKETKIQMNSLKPVIKYSKLEILTNKLTIIIWLIQVFMCIISAYYSAVIVSFSKKSKFKYLPFNLVDPRAPIVSGIVSFFSWIVITANFIPICLIVTMSFVKVVQAYFISCDNNMVYKVEENIPSFVESRQKSMKSRKNFSIEIDETHNKLNEGKSMVGTDKKNGTNPSDSTKIILNSEDDNSDIFKKKSTRMRTFKESREKSYISFNAIPRTSSLIEELGQIEYIFSDKTGTLTCNVMEFRKCAINGISYGTGLTEIKRKILKKNNIPIPQEPVDLDPKNKTPNVNIVDKKLVNQLKDVNHFNHASLIYFFLHLAINHCVMCDTSDNVNTYSSSSPDEEALVYAAKHFGITFLYRKDGKCGIKIFDKVYEIDILATVEFTSKRKMSTIVCRIPVPSNESPEPTPIDNDDMSRPRNVNGVTNDIRNTIEKWNNGNLTTGKGGNGMGDSPVNLSTEKELNISSAAIEQVKDNVANSDVKKEKMINKESNKIEKKNSKDKQTETNNDVISCKNTKKHKIVVFCKGAGCVIIKKLAKKTDVDDLTIEHMETYADEGLRTLCIAYKELSQEEFAVWYNSYKEASLSLNGREENIEKIAEDIEKDLILQGVTGIEDKLQEGVGATIEDLRLSGIHVWMLTGDKIETAINIGIATNLIDNGSEQFIYTEELALNEDLLMKKLDEDIIYIEKSLNLLHFNFDTNKVEESFFKKMISNKYKNTDSLALDHDTYKEDMTLNNNVLIVDGNVLDILLSKPFERKFFYLADKCSSVICGRVSPYQKGSIVSSANRLLKKNTLAIGDGANDCNMIKMANIGVGIRGQEGVQAFNSSDYGISQFRFLRNLILIHGRLSYRRISKLVVYMFYKNIVFIFPLFIYGSISLYSGQKIYYEFLLHLYNVMFTSLPIVILAILDKDVSLNTALNNPCLYKLGIHNFYFNINKFISWVLNSLFQGLLVFIIPLYFLAYYNIPSSTGEPFDIWSIGCVTYLLAVLIVNIKILLETYYLNTSPIVAVSMSIISFIIMSIAFSFIGIGNKSFLGVAILLVKSLRFWLVLLLVLFTALTRDYVYKVYKKNFYPEAYHLLQDEEENNSNTKHIQYSSKCSNNVDETKSSKSEFMGYAFSEADPVCVHFIRKQDKLI, from the exons ATGCCGCAACACATAAAGGGTGATAATGT tGAGGCAAGCGAAACACAAATACGCATCAATGGCGTGAACAAAAGGCGCCATACAAACTCAGTGATTACTTCTAAATAcacaatttttaattttatatttttaaacgCTTATGAGCAATTTCACAAAAtatcaaatatttatttttttatcatcggAGTATTACAACTGGTTCCTGAATTAACAGCAACGAATAGAATACCCACAATATTATTTCCTTTATCAATTGTATTAATTGCTAATGCTATAAATGATGCATATGAAGATTGGAATAGACATAGAACtgataaaattgaaaataacaGAGTATGCTATGTTATAAGTGATGGAGACTTATCACAACCTAACATTAGTAGTAATGtgtttattaaatttattcaatacctaaaaaatatattatttaaaaaaagtaagAAAATAGATAGTATTGAAAGTTATTATGATGATGAAGAAGAAGACGAGGAAGAAGAAGTTATTGACGAAATAGCTGATacgaattattttattaacagtTATGATGACAGATTAGAAAATATAGATGGGACAATACAAAAAAGATGGAAAGATATTGAAGTAGgagatataataatatgtagaCGATCTGATTTTTTTTGTGCagatattttattgttaagtTCAAGTGATCCAAATGGAATATGCTTTGCCGAAACATCAAGTTTAGATGGtgaaacaaatttaaaagtTAAAGaagttaataaatatatatttaataatttaacatataatatagatgAAGCTATtgaaaaagcaaaaaaattaagaggtTACATTTTAAGCGAAAAgccaaataaaaatttatctaCTATGAATGGTGCTATTTATTTAGAAAGTGATGTAAATACCGATGtaacaaataataaagaaattaaaaaaagtatatcTGAAGGATCAAGCCATAGAGAGGAAATAGAAActaaaaaagatataaataataattttatagaaaataaatcaaatgaTGATTTAAATAGTTATAAACATGATGATAAATATGTTAAGTTACcatttgatgaaaaaaattttgttttaCGTGGTtgcaaattaaaaaacataGATTGGGTAATAGGTATGGCTATATATATAGGGAAAGAAACAAAAATACAAATGAACTCATTAAAACCAgttataaaatatagtaaacttgaaatattaacaaataagCTAACTATCATTATATGGTTAATTCAAGTATTTATGTGTATCATATCTGCATATTATAGTGCTGTAATTGTTAGTTTCTCAAAAAAGAGCAAGTTTAAATATTTGCCATTTAATTTAGTAGATCCCAGAGCACCAATTGTTAGTGGTattgtatcatttttttcatggATAGTTATTACTGCTAATTTTATACCTATTTGTTTAATTGTTACTATGAGTTTTGTTAAAGTTGTACAAgcatattttatatcttgtgataataatatggTTTATAAGGTGGAGGAAAATATTCCATCTTTTGTAGAATCTAGACAAAAGTCTATGAAATCGAGAAAAAACTTTTCTATAGAAATAGATGAAACGCATAATAAGTTAAATGAAGGTAAATCAATGGTTGGCactgataaaaaaaatggtacTAACCCTTCTGATTctacaaaaataatactaaatAGCGAAGATGATAATAGtgatatattcaaaaaaaaatctacGAGAATGCGAACTTTTAAAGAGTCTAGAgaaaaaagttatataaGTTTTAATGCAATACCAAGAACTTCAAGTTTAATAGAAGAATTAGGACAAAtcgaatatatattttctgaTAAAACTGGAACATTAACATGTAATGTTATGGAGTTTAGAAAATGCGCAATAAACGGTATATCATATGGAACTGGTTTAACagaaattaaaagaaaaattttaaaaaaaaataatattcctATTCCTCAGGAACCAGTAGATTTAGATCCTAAAAACAAAACACCAAATGTGAATATTgttgataaaaaattagtAAATCAATTAAAAGATGTTAATCATTTTAATCATGCttctttaatatatttttttctccattTAGCAATTAACCATTGTGTTATGTGTGATACTAGTGATAATGTGAATACATATTCTTCTAGTAGCCCTGATGAAGAGGCTTTAGTATATGCAGCCAAACATTTTGGAATTACTTTTCTATATCGAAAGGATGGAAAATGTggaattaaaatatttgataAGGTATATGAAATAGATATTTTAGCTACTGTGGAATTTACTAGTAAAAGAAAAATGAGCACTATTGTCTGTCGAATTCCAGTCCCATCAAATGAATCACCAGAGCCAACCCCCATCGACAATGACGATATGTCGCGTCCAAGAAATGTCAATGGCGTTACTAATGATATTAGAAATACTATCGAAAAATGGAACAATGGCAATTTGACAACTGGAAAAGGTGGGAATGGTATGGGAGATAGCCCAGTCAACTTATCGACGGAAAAGGAATTGAATATTTCATCTGCAGCCATAGAACAAGTCAAGGATAATGTGGCCAATAGTGAtgtgaaaaaagaaaagatgataaataaagaaagtaacaaaatcgaaaaaaaaaatagtaaagaTAAACAAACGGAAACAAATAATGATGTAATAAGTTGCAAAAATACAAAGAAACATAAAATAGTAGTATTTTGCAAAGGGGCAGGATgtgtaattataaaaaagttaGCGAAAAAAACAGATGTAGATGACTTAACAATAGAACATATGGAAACATATGCAGATGAAGGATTAAGAACCTTGTGTATTGCATATAAAGAATTAAGCCAAGAAGAATTTGCTGTATGgtataattcatataaagAAGCATCTTTAAGTTTAAATGGTAGagaagaaaatatagaaaaaattgCTGAAGATATTGAAAAAGATTTAATATTACAAGGAGTTACAGGCATAGAAGATAAATTACAAGAAGGAGTCGGTGCAACTATTGAAGATTTAAGGCTATCTGGTATACATGTATGGATGTTAACAGGTGATAAAATTGAAACAGCTATTAATATTGGTATTGCAACTAACTTAATAGATAATGGTTCTGAACAGTTCATATATACCGAAGAATTAGCACTCAATGAAGATTTgctaatgaaaaaattagatgaagatataatatatatagaaaaatcattaaatttaCTACATTTTAATTTTGATACAAATAAAGTAGAAGAATctttttttaagaaaatgatatctaataaatataaaaatactgATAGTTTAGCATTAGATCACGATACATATAAAGAGGATATGactttaaataataatgtattaaTAGTAGATGGAAATGTATTGGACATATTACTTAGTAAACCATTTGAaagaaaatttttttatttggctGATAAATGTTCATCAGTTATATGTGGGCGTGTTAGTCCTTATCAAAAAGGTTCTATAGTTTCTTCTGCAAAtagattattaaaaaaaaatacattagCTATTGGTGATGGTGCAAATGACTGTAATATGATTAAGATGGCTAATATAGGTGTCGGAATAAGAGGTCAAGAAGGTGTACAAGCTTTTAATTCATCAGATTATGGAATTAGTCAATTTCGATTTTTAagaaatttaatattaatacatgGTAGATTATCATATAGAAGAATAAGCAAATTGGttgtatatatgttttataaaaatatagtttttattttcccattgtttatatatgggtcaatttcattatattcaGGGCAAAAAATTTACTatgaatttttattacatttatataatgttatGTTCACATCTCTACCGATAGTTATATTAGCAATTCTAGATAAAGATGTTAGCTTAAATACAGCATTAAATAATCCATGTTTATACAAATTAGgaatacataatttttattttaatatcaaTAAGTTTATATCATGGGTTTTAAATAGTCTTTTTCAAGGATTGTTAGTATTTATAATACCATTATATTTCTTAGcctattataatataccaaGTTCGACTGGAGAACCATTTGATATTTGGTCAATTGGATGTGTTACATATTTACTAGCAGTTTTGAtagttaatataaaaatattgttagAAACATATTATCTAAATACTTCACCAATTGTTGCAGTTTCTATGAGcataatttcttttattattatgtcaATAGCTTTTTCATTTATTGGCATTGGAAATAAAAGTTTTCTAGGAGTGGCTATATTATTGGTTAAGTCTCTTCGTTTTTGGTTAGTTCTTTTGCTGGTGCTATTTACCGCTTTAACCAGAGATTATGTTTATAAGGTTTACAAGAAAAACTTTTATCCCGAAGCTTATCACTTGCTTCAAGATGAG GAGGAAAACAATTCAAATACAAAACATATTCAGTATAGTTCTAAATGTTCTAATAACGTGGATGAAACG AAATCATCAAAATCCGAATTTATGGGATATGCATTTAGTGAAGCAGACCCAGTTTGCGTCCATTTCATAAGAAAACAGGATAAActtatataa
- a CDS encoding raf kinase inhibitor, putative: MTIPTIEELKKEKIIPNIFPNEDINLNIDIFISFKAGKEVKNGNILDISGTGSVPRNVRFSEAPPDGYCFVLFMIDPDFPSRKRPDGSEYIHWVVSGIKSKELLKGTEKNCITLLPYNGPSIKKGTGLHRISFILLLIKEEYKDNITGIPIYRGENYITRVKFNNYNTSYNIAQINNMQVVGFNWCQIEA, from the coding sequence TAGAAGAActgaaaaaggaaaaaataatacccAACATTTTCCCAAATGAAGATATCAAtctaaatatagatatttttataagtttTAAAGCAGGAAAGGAAGTAAAAAACGGAAATATATTAGATATTTCTGGAACTGGAAGTGTACCGAGAAATGTTCGATTTTCCGAAGCTCCACCAGATGGTTattgttttgttttatttatgatCGATCCAGATTTTCCTTCACGAAAAAGACCAGATGGAAGCGAATATATACATTGGGTTGTTTCAGGTATAAAATCTaaagaattattaaaagGAACAGAAAAAAATTGCATAACATTATTGCCATATAATGGCCCCTCTATAAAAAAGGGTACAGGCTTACATAGAATTAGttttatacttttattaataaaagaagAATATAAGGATAATATAACTGGTATACCAATATATAGAggagaaaattatataaccAGAGTTAAAttcaataattataatacttCTTATAATATTgcacaaataaataatatgcagGTTGTAGGATTTAATTGGTGTCAAATCGAGGCATAA